A segment of the Verrucomicrobiota bacterium genome:
TTCTGCATGATTTGCGCCTGGAATGGAATGGTGGTCTTGATCCCGGTAATCAGGTATTCATTCAGGGCGCGCGACATGCGCCGGATCGCCGCGCTGCGCGTCGAGCCGACCGTGATCAGTTTGGCGATCATCGAATCGTAGTACGGTGGAACCGTGTATTTGGCGTACGCGTGCGAATCGACCCGGACGCCGCGCCCGCCGGGGGCATAATAGAGGTCGATCATGCCCGGAGACGGCTGAAAGTTGTTGTGCGGATCCTCGGCATTGATGCGGCACTCGATGGCGTGGCTGCGAGGGGTGGCCGAGGCGATGCGCTCCGAGACCTTGTTTCCGCTCGCGATCGAAATCTGCTCTTTAACCAGGTCGCAGGCGTAAACCTCCTCGGTTACGGCGTGTTCAACCTGGATGCGCGTATTCATTTCCATGAAGTAGAAGTTGCCCTGGTTATCAACCAGGTACTCCATCGTGCCGGCGTTTTCGTAGCCGACGGACGCGGCAAGTTTGATGGACGCTTCGCCCATGCGCGCCCGCAATTCCGGCGTCATCAAGGGCGACGGGCATTCTTCAATAATCTTTTGGTTGCGCCGCTGGATGGAACAGTCGCGCTCGCCGAGGTGAATGATGCGGCCGTGGCTGTCGCCGAGGACCTGGAACTCGATGTGATGCGGGTTTTCGATGAGTTTCTCGATGTAAATGGCCCCATTGCCGAATGCCTTCTCGGCTTCGGCACGGGCCGCGTGAAAACCCTGCACGAGGCTTACCTCGTTGTGTGCGGGCCGCATGCCCCGGCCGCCCCCGCCGGCAATCGCTTTGATCATCACCGGGTAACCGATCTTC
Coding sequences within it:
- the accC gene encoding acetyl-CoA carboxylase biotin carboxylase subunit, which translates into the protein MFSKILIANRGEIALRIIRACKELGIATVTVYSEADVDSLHVQLADEAVCIGRAPSSESYLKIDRIISAAEVTDVDAIHPGYGFLAENAHFAEICGSCNIRFIGPSPSAIRAMGDKNAAREQAVKAGVPVSPGSDGVVDTEQEALRIAKKIGYPVMIKAIAGGGGRGMRPAHNEVSLVQGFHAARAEAEKAFGNGAIYIEKLIENPHHIEFQVLGDSHGRIIHLGERDCSIQRRNQKIIEECPSPLMTPELRARMGEASIKLAASVGYENAGTMEYLVDNQGNFYFMEMNTRIQVEHAVTEEVYACDLVKEQISIASGNKVSERIASATPRSHAIECRINAEDPHNNFQPSPGMIDLYYAPGGRGVRVDSHAYAKYTVPPYYDSMIAKLITVGSTRSAAIRRMSRALNEYLITGIKTTIPFQAQIMQNGDFQAGKFDTSFVERMMKGTTRLG